Genomic segment of Apium graveolens cultivar Ventura chromosome 7, ASM990537v1, whole genome shotgun sequence:
ttttctagaccttgtgtGTCAGTATTATatgtctggtccagcttctcccataagagttttgcagagtaggcatcagaagaatagacatcaaacaaagtatttgttagtgccgccagaatggcagccctagccactccatccttctcagcccactttgcaaaagccttaactgtgtcagccttctcttgatccactactggtttctcatattccacaaccggccacagaccctttatagtctgccacaacttcatccttttctgccagcgagaaaagccaatgccaccgttgaatttctccggtaaactggttagttcaacagcttgtggaaaactataggtggtccaatcaatggccccagcagttgcacccgaacCGCTACCACCActaacgataacctcactttcgttaaccattatgctaaattctaaataactaatattctcttcaagaatgttgaaaatttcactaacaaatattgcaacatagaggcaagtgtataaagaatttagcaagttcaggccaagaccacagtcaacaaaacaaagcatgcatgtaaacaaaatcagtaactgaaataacgaagagagaaacgaagatgtacccgaaaccatagctttcaacagtgaaTGAAAATAATGGtgcacagatacaaaatgccaagaaaaaatgatcacagctgagtcaccaggccttgctcgaagtcctggctgctcttgaagagaatattgccccctacctactgcgtttgggatgcgtgcaatatctccaccaggataaaacagctcggagttgatgttaacagcagcaacaaaacctccacctcagtcgccggaaaaaccAACCTACAACACTTCGAACTTGTGTTTCTGTGGGAGAGAAAATGCAGAGagggagaagagaagagaatgttgtgTGGTATGTTTCATCAACAACTTAGGCCCTCTATTTATAGTAGAGGCTAAGTGTAACTTACAACCTTGACATTAATAGACTTTAATATACATTAATATCAGAAATCAAAACTGCTCATTTAATACATAAATCAAAACTgctgattttgaatttaaataaaatgtaacagcttttgtatttaatccacacattaaatcagttttaatgtTTTTAATTATGAATCTTTATTTATCAGTTACATGTCCAGATTCATTGAATCTGACTCAGCCCACTTACAAAGTGTCCAAGCCCAACAGAGACAATAACCCAGCCCGACTgataaattaattctaattaaaaaattaaatcataaataaataaaatcctcactttatttattttcaatgtgggacaaatgacacattctccatttcaagcttttacaagctactagtttcaactctatttctctatggatttcattaagaaaattcttaaaaccatacatgaaaatttaagttcaaatatcattgaacaatttccaatcattagattttaggattaatatcaagaaataattaaattaagttctaaaatcctaattttctaacaaaaATATCAATCAAATTTATATAATCAAGTTTTTCAACCATATTCTTTTCTATTGATAACATAGTTAAGCCACTTAACCTTTCTTTAGACATTTAATATCTCTACGAGTTCATTATACAATTCAAGGTCTGATATATCATAGACCTTTAGAAAATCAATAAAAAATTCTTGAACTCTGATTGGACTTTCTGAGACATTCACACATCTTAAGACAAGAGACATTTATTCATCATTACTTGCATCCGGGTACAATCTAATATAATTGAAAAATAGTTTACATCTTTAACTCTATCAATGATTACACCTTTGACCTCTCGGGCCAGTAGTTGTACCATCTCGTTCTGAATTTTGTGGCTCAAATAATGATAATGTGTCTCACCTTGTAAAATACGACGAGTATGTTCTTGCATAACAGGATCAAACTCAGCAAATAGTTCTATCATTTGTTAAAAAAATTCATTattattttcatatattttttcACTATTACCCCGAAATGCCAAATTATTTCTCCCAAGTCTTTTCACGTAGCAAGAATTCTCTCTAACACTTGTTTCCAATGCTTCTTCTCGAGTGATTTTTTCTTGTACAGTTGAATCAATTGTGACACTCAACTTCAATCTTTTATCCAATTCTACCCAATGTACAATAGATTCAATGTGATGTGAATTTCGTTCAAGACTTCTAAGACGTTGTGAGATGTTATACCAATCATTAATGTCCTCTTCACCTAACCGACCCACCAAATTGTTTTGGGCAAATAATTTACAACAAAAGCAAAATACTTTATCTAAAACAACTGAATATATTAACCACTTTCTATCCCGCTTTTCCCCATTTGGAAAATCTCTAATGTAATGTCTAGAAGAAAAACTCATATCATAAATATCCTTAGGAAAAGTTACATTTTTGACTCTTTTCGGACCCCTCTCAACCAAAAACTCTATCTTGTTATTTTCAATTATACTCCAATATCCCGGATCATCAACATCAAAAGAGAAATTATCCCCAGCACCCAATTTTTCATTCTCTTCCTCACTTTCACTGTCATCCTCAATACCATTAGAATTTTGGTTCTCATTTTCATTTACATTTTCATTCTCATTTTCATCATTCACAAATTGATTTTCAACTACAGTAGCATTATTCACATCACTATTAATACTATACCCAATATCCATTTCATCAACAACCACATTCTCAACTGTATTTTTTAGAAAATACTTGTCCAGAGAGCCTACATGAGTCTTTTGAAGAGCTTCTCTTCTCCTTTTCTCCTTTCTCTTCTCACCTCTCCACTTATATTTTCTTATCGGAACCATTGATCTATTTTTCTCAGATTTGTGAATATGAAATGAATAAAATACTCCAATATTAATATAATCTGTTGTTATAAACAAGAAATCCAAAGGAAAATTGACCTCTTTACTTATTAATCCAGCTTTTAGTCGTAGAAGATTTGATTGAATGAATCTAATAGTAGCTAGCTACGTGTTTCTCACTGGTCTCTTGCAAATTTGAGTAACTTTACCATATTAGTACTTgtttaataaaacaaaaattattaACTTACAAAATTAATTGGATGTTTAATTTGAAAGAAAAATTAAATGAATTAAATGTTTAAAACAGTAAAAGTATGAATATTAAATACTAAAATAAATTGAATATTAGTCAAAAAAAATAAGTTTAATAATTGAATATTATATACTAATTTTTCAAGTACTAAAAactaaattaaaaactaaaaataaataaaataaataaaaaataattataaataaaaaaacacacttacatatatacacacctataAAATATGGGGGACTTATTTTGGAAACTAGTCTGTCTACGATCAGGGCCACCCCTATACGTATCACACTAACAAAATTAGTAttctaattattttaaattttcagGAAACTTCAATATCTTAAGGTTAGATTTGATAAGGATACGAGATAGTTACCATATGACGAAGTGCAATCCACAAAAATGTTATCTTTTGAGTACAATATTGAGCGTTTGATAATTTGAACCAACACCTCACAAGTCCATATATCATAGTTCCAGGATAAAGAGATAGACATCGAATGGTACGGTAGCATTTTCAGCTCTGTCTTCTTTGTACTGAGGCATAATGGAAATCTTTTCGGAATCTCTGAGCTCCCTCTCATTGCCATGGCTTCTTACTGGCATTACCATTCTCATTGTCTTCTCCTTTCCTTCATTTTTCTACAGAAGTTTAAGTAAACAAAGCGTCGAAAACTTAGCCCCAGGTCCTTCAAGCCTTCCCATAATTGGCAACCTTCACCAACTTGGAAAGTTGCCTCATCTTTCTCTGTATAAACTGTCCCAAAAATATGGCCCCGTGATGCACCTAAAACTTGGTCAAGTCCCTACACTGGTTATTTCATCCGCAGAGATGGCAAAAGAGGTGTTACAATTTCATGACATAAAATGCTGCAATAGGCCTGATTCGTATGGTATGAGGAAGCTATCATACAACCGAAAGGATATCTCTTTTTCTCCTTACGGTGATTACTGGCGTGAGATGCGTAAGCTTTGTGTTATAGAACTTCTTACTGTCAAGAGGGTCCGTTCGTTTCAGCATGTTAGAGGTCGAGAGATTGCTAAATTTGTGAACGCTCTCTCTCAAGTAGCGTTAGAACCTAACAATAAATCCATCCAACTCGATAGTAAAGTATACTCACTTGCAAAAAACATTATATGTGGGATTGCTTTTGGCACTGACTTTGAGAGGGAGAAGCTCAAGGAAAAACAAATTCAGAAGACTATACAGGACGCCTTGCTCGTGACTAGTGGCTTTTGCGCAGCAGATTTTTTCCCATATTATGGATGGATGATTGACATAGTAACAGGGTTTCGTCAGATGCTGGAAAAGTGCTTTCACGAGTTCGATCAATTTTATGAGGATGTTATTCAAGAACACCTTGAACCTTCCAGGCCCAGGTTGGATCATGAAGACATTACTGACATCTTAATTGCTTTGTCAAATGATAAAACTGGTCCTCTCCGACTCTCAAAAGATAACATTAAAGCTGTCTTCATGGTACTATTATCTTCTTTGTCACATTTTCATTGTTTAATGTTATTATATCGTTTATTCCGAACCCCGCCTAAGCCATATAATTAAACAGTAAAAAAAATGGTACCCTTGTTACTTTGGTACTTTTGTGTTCTATCGAACTAGTgttaatttccttattaacatAGAGTATAAATTTGCACATCGACTAGATAAGATGTCCACATTATGTTAAGGACGCTATTAAAAATGATCTATTAGGCAGATTTCTGCAACTTAAAGTTTTAGTCAGGCTGTAGCAGTTTAATCCATAGTCCATTGGATGGATCGGTATCAGAAATAAGATTAATGTTTTCTCTTGTTTCCAGGACTTATTTCTTGCTTCAATAGACACTACCTCTGCAACAACTGTATGGGCAATGAGCGAACTTGCCAAGAACCCACGAGTAATGACAAAGGTGCAAGCTGAGATCAGAAAGATTATGGGTAATAAGAAAGAAGTAGAGGAGAGTGACATAGAGAAGCTCAAGTATTTCAAGATGGTGATAAAAGAGACTCTGAGGTTGCACCCTGCAGTACCACTACTACTACCTCGTGAATCAATGCAGTACTGTACGATTGGGGGCTACAATGTATACCCGAAAACCAGAATCTTTGTTAATGCATGGGCGATTGGCAGAGACATGAGTACATGGTCGAATCCAGAAGAATTTTATCCAGAGAGATTTGAGAACAGTGAGATTGATTACAAGGGTCAGCATTACGAGTTGATTCCATTTGGTGCTGGACGTAGAATGTGTCCAGGAATGACAATGGGTTTAGCGTCGGTGGAATCCATACTTGCAAATATGCTGCACCGTTTTGACTGGCAGTTGCCTAGCGGGATGAAACCTGAAGACATTAACATGGAAGAAGAGGTTGGCTTGACTATTAACAAAAAGTTCCCACTTCATCTGGTACCCATTAAACATGAAATGCAAATAGAGTAACCCCTTGGTTTCAGGCAACCGGATACTCCTTTACATGCAATAAAAGTTGGATGGTCCAAATCTCTGTGAAACTGATGAATGAATTTTAAATCTTTTGTGATTGAGTAATTAAAGTTTACTTTCATGAGTCTGTTGTTGGCGTCTACTTGTACAAAACCAGACTTACAGACTCGTAGAACAGAGCCTGGTGAATGTAGTAAGTATGCCAACCTTACTCTAAACTTAAAGAGTAAGGTTAGGGAAAGGTCTGGTAGATCATAGAGACCTAAATTAATCACCACAGTTGCCGATGAATAAATTCTAGTCGATTATAAAGCTATCATCGACGGGCAAACAAAGTGCTAATTTTTTCTCGTTCTGCACCCACTGCTGGACCAACAACCGTGGATTTTTTTTTTTCACCAATTAGCTCAGAAAGGATTTTGCGTCTCCTCAATTGAGTCAGTTGATTACTTTCCGGCAATTCACGACACTGTGCTGCGAATAAATTATCATACAATCCTAAGGGCTTTGTTTTTTCTCCTTACAGTAATTACTGGCCAGAGATGCGTTAACTTCTTTTAGGATAAGTTTTAGTAACAACATCGACCACATACTCTACTAACCGACAACATTTACAGGAAGATACAAATAAGATTCCTATAAACTCTTGCTGTAAGATATACTTAAGAAACATTCCTTTAATATTATTAGTACTAAGATTATTATTAAGAAGGTCATCTATTTACTTAATTTATCAACCTCTCAGTTGAGGTCTTATATTTATACCAAGTCTCAAATGAGTTTTCTCTTATAAAATGGGCCTTTTTGGGCTTTACATTATGTTCTATAATTATCCTAATTATAACTCCTTGGGCCGTATTGTCTTGATCCAACATTTATCCCCTCCTAGTTCGAGCAACTATCTTTTAGATTCACGCTTTATTTGTTTCGAAACATGGGAATGGGGAACATgagaaaattttgaaataaaCACATAAAAAATAAGTGTTAGTAAAAAGCAGGAAAATAAAGACGAAGATAAAGAAAATAAGAGTGAACGTTTGTGCGCATTGtctgttttttttattattatttatttattttgtttgaaaTGTACAAGTACTTGAAAAAATCTTTTTGGCTTGTTTTGCTTTTATTTTCTGGGAGTTATTGATTGGGGACTTGGCTGTTCGGCTTCTTCCCTCTTTATCAAAACTGCAGCGTCTGCCCGGAGAACTCCACTCAGCCTTGTTAGGTCACACGTACTGtaaagggggtgaatacagtgtataatacaatcaaatcgaactttaaaatcttaagtaacagaaaacaaactttattgaaacaataaactctgttacaatatgaaactgttacctctcagtgatgaacaaatatcacgagagctgctagggttacaatgaataatcttctcgaatatgataacacttatagtgtaaaccctatgtctgtgtttatatactacacatttacaagataatcgctaattgatatggaatataattctgcttcctaaaatatatcaatcagatatcttttcttccaaatattccattcttcacggaactccttcttcatgcatatctcttcttatgtttatcttgatcttctttcctttaatcagctactgtccttatctgatcgtccttcagcacttaagttctaatatctaacttctgatgattatctcctgataatataagtactgatatccttaagtcctgacttccagtataagtactgatcaacggttaagtactgatttgtcctgttaagtaagatctgaaatctaaacataaattatattagccatgacattatcaaatatatctaacaatctcccccaacttgtaaattagcataatatacaagtttaacagatatttgatgatgtcaaaaacattaagtacaaatgcatgagaattagactagataactacaacttacagtccttaaagctttaccaatattcaacttctgataacaacttcagtctgtacaaatatcagaatttaagcagttgtagatcttcgacttggcttcatcatctgatctctctgatgtcaggagttgttctgagatagttcttcaacaaacatttctcagcatatctgagttcatcaatcattctccttttggcatctttaagctctgcagtatcttcaccaatttgaaagattgcagctctgagatcattgatctttgcttttcttatatcctgatccagtctgatcaaataagctttatcagactcaagattgaattcaacagccctgtaccccagaaaggtagttataatcttaacagtgttgggcttcatttcaactatatcaccattgtgatctctgtactttggaacgtatgtgctgttagacttaacagaataaagccttttctgtctctgaatctgttctttcaaatagtttgcagcagttcctgttattctgtcatccacatgaagtaagaatagtacatgctccaattcttcaaaatacttcaatggaatgacattttgtcttatatgataaacccttccatctgtcatgaaatacaacaagatgtattctttcaagtaggtatggtaaaccatctgtacagattccagttgattcaatctctcaggagttgctccaatacctggttcactcaaggaagttggatcattggtagtgttatgtattcttctttcatcagcacttcccaatccagttttatctcttgcttcctttccattaactactcttgcttcaaaaccacttgcagtagtcttcaaaggttgagtctgttttgctttagtgaatcctggtaggtgtgtctttggtctatcttctgatatcaagttaacttgagctatgtcagaggttacttgcttcttctgaatatcagaacttacaatctcttgactctgaacaacttgagccatgtcagaggttgttttaagaacttttcttgaagtcagagcaagattatccttttcatcagtaatttcttcatcctcaggaggcacataaaccttgataggttcacaaccttttctttacccttggatcttggatctatctgcggttgtgatctagccaatgttgcttcagtatgtgtcctttctttgatcacaatgcctttgagttttgaaagtggctttttaccagaagcttcagatttagatgtgactttctttgatttaagcctggcttcttcttccattaaactttccaagtccattcctggattttcctgaagaaataactgtcttgacatttcctcatcaagatctaaaagttcatcagaacttatccttttaccagcagcagaacttattctttcccagtatcagaacttgtcctgtgacttgtgatttcagcttttcttgatgtgaatcttctaccttgactatgacctctacccattccagggtttctttgatcatctttttcatcatcctttcctgtcagtgtcttgtcagtcttgcatttggacttaattactttctccccctttttggcatcagcaggtagtagaagagagataagcaattccactgaggattggattttaGTCAGTTGTGAttactgagaagcttgatttttcagaatatcatcaatctgagcttgttgatgatcttgagtcttctcaatataagcaatcctgtcaaaggtaggttggaagaactttttcttatcaattttccaaacttgttcctgtttgataaattcttcctgaatcttgtgtagctctgcatgagtagttgagtgaagaccttgtagatgtttagtactcaatgcagtgactctaagctgggttttgaaatcatcagaatttaacatttcatcagcttttgtcaagtacTCAGTAAGATGcttgtcagttggaacacatgaaactgagttccattccttagttcactcctgtcctgcaggagtttcactccaaggtactggtgcttctctggtaacaaacttcttaaccagttcagactttagaatagtctgttgaggagcatgtcctgaaggacctgctgcatcagcatctgcagttggagcagcatcaccagtatctccagcatttgcagcatcagaacttaaagaatcagtatcttctgataagacaacagtgtgagtagcaatggaggcttcagcatcctctaattgctgatctggttctaagttctgatcaacagccatatcctgatgctcacctaaagtctgatcatcagcatcttgatgcagagaaggtgttgtagataactctggagtttgaacagcatcagtaacaggtgttgtggaaggattagttgctgttggagcttctaagaaaattacttcagacacaaccaagttttgaacatcaatatcagcacttgtgcctggatcaacaagagacacagatggggtGGTAGCCTTTttagaaacagcttccttagatggagttgatggagaagaagtgactggagcaaattccttgtcttgtgagatcagaaattcctgatccctttccttagcagcttcctcttcatcatctgaaactggcctgtgtgccctttgtttcttgtatctctttgttgatttggattccttgggagtttcaggaactgtcattcttctaagcctcttgagaagcctagctcccccaattccagaatccttctgagaagtctctttctcagcttcacatacaacaggttctgaagaaggaacctgttcctcagtattagattcatctctcaaggcaatcctccttctcttttgaggtgtttgaggaacagtctttgtcctctttggcttaaggtatgaaggcttcacagtaggtgctgaggatgagggttgaacagtctgtgaagtggagagataggatttgagatatgtcctgagggtaggttgagtagaatgagtggtaggtgctgaggataatggtttttgggtgtttgttgttggttgaaCATCAGAGTAAACAAATCTATAAGTATTAGGATCAACATTTattaggatctgttttacagactgaggaatctgtaatggtctaaccactgatttcttagtgtcagcatttaccaggtcattaaagtagcgttttgcaactttaaaaggtggggttgaggaactgactaattgaggttcatcagtacaaaaagtataaataagttgatagaatctagcaaaatagacaacattcctatcctctgtcatcctatccccaataaaaccaattataccagttgcaaaatcaaaatgagtttgattgataatagcatacccgatgtgctgactcagaattgggatagcatcaaaattcgaacatttgttcccaaaagctttggtgatgcagtcgaagaagaagctccattctcttctgatatgagcccgtttcaactgcccaagttttgccaaactcttttcatatcccaaattagccattaacttctgaagagctgattcctctggaattgaaaaagtacactcttctgggagatgtagagccctgcatattgtaccaggagtaactgcataagatgaatcacccacttcgaaaacaatattgggagtgccatgtttaccaccatcatcaaagtgcccagtctgccaaaacgtcagaacttgttggctcgaaaagactgaaggttgggttaatgcatacccaatctcactgtgtgcaagaagatcttgcacacaatgcaattcagatggagcttcagcatgatcaagaattgcagcatagttgtttggaacaaacttagctccatcaatgattaaatccttaggtgccatgtgaaaaattgagatgaaaaagtgcctgttaggtgtttgataaaatgtctatatgaaaaaccaacgagagaagaagagagaaagtgagagtaaaagcaagtagagagaaaaaaatatgaagcaaataaaagattaaagaaatcctctctctgtcgtacttatactctgaaaaaaatgttaccgttggacacctgtcagacatgcagtaataacggatagttactgggctcgagaaaacagtaattattacttacccactcgcctgttttcaaggaaaaaaaccgttccacttacccagatattccattaattaaggtgaaacagttttaattcaaaagtgaagccgttcccacttattgaattatttttcactgcaacattaatattctgaaaataaatcaagtgaaaatgacaagataaatcatatgagtaagtactgataaaggaaagtcagaacttaaattaaaacagaatttatatggtcatcagaatatcaatcaggatttatcaatgcattacaaaatatcttagagacaaaagcttgaaacaaaaacaaatttcattaatatatcaagtgaatacattcatgaaattgagattacatcagaatttatacaagatttccctaagctgctaaacctaacatcaacagctttagtcctagctaagaagcctgacaaagctgatgatgaagaaaaacaggaagaagacgagattaaatcatttcttcttcctactctcgataaacagaatggcgagtcggatgattcgctcttgctggtggagagcttccagcctttcctcctccaatcgctccagatggcgatggtagtccatatagaagaacaggaggtgggtcagtacttcctgtgggacagagtcccatatctcctcaggaatggccgtgacatgccattcctgctgccagtcggcacagcttagctccatattgaagttttggtagttcaaaaacatgttgtatctgaccattgtgtttttgaaagaaaaagtatgaaggtaagtttgtgagaaagaatttgatgggaaggctgatgtgaagtggctgcttatataggcaagagaatgctaggagatgtaaaagtatttaatgctgacaggtagaattaattctacctcgtctccccagacttggaaaaagaataacattcattggaaggagaaaacatggttgaatgcgcacaagaaacaagtaaatgtgaactgttcaagtacgaatatcattaaccctaaccatagtgactattaatcttcca
This window contains:
- the LOC141671038 gene encoding cytochrome P450 71B34-like, whose amino-acid sequence is MEIFSESLSSLSLPWLLTGITILIVFSFPSFFYRSLSKQSVENLAPGPSSLPIIGNLHQLGKLPHLSLYKLSQKYGPVMHLKLGQVPTLVISSAEMAKEVLQFHDIKCCNRPDSYGMRKLSYNRKDISFSPYGDYWREMRKLCVIELLTVKRVRSFQHVRGREIAKFVNALSQVALEPNNKSIQLDSKVYSLAKNIICGIAFGTDFEREKLKEKQIQKTIQDALLVTSGFCAADFFPYYGWMIDIVTGFRQMLEKCFHEFDQFYEDVIQEHLEPSRPRLDHEDITDILIALSNDKTGPLRLSKDNIKAVFMDLFLASIDTTSATTVWAMSELAKNPRVMTKVQAEIRKIMGNKKEVEESDIEKLKYFKMVIKETLRLHPAVPLLLPRESMQYCTIGGYNVYPKTRIFVNAWAIGRDMSTWSNPEEFYPERFENSEIDYKGQHYELIPFGAGRRMCPGMTMGLASVESILANMLHRFDWQLPSGMKPEDINMEEEVGLTINKKFPLHLVPIKHEMQIE
- the LOC141674301 gene encoding uncharacterized protein LOC141674301; this encodes MVPIRKYKWRGEKRKEKRRREALQKTHVGSLDKYFLKNTVENVVVDEMDIGYSINSDVNNATVVENQFVNDENENENVNENENQNSNGIEDDSESEEENEKLGAGDNFSFDVDDPGYWSIIENNKIEFLVERGPKRVKNVTFPKDIYDMSFSSRHYIRDFPNGEKRDRKWLIYSVVLDKVFCFCCKLFAQNNLVGRLGEEDINDWYNISQRLRSLERNSHHIESIVHWVELDKRLKLSVTIDSTVQEKITREEALETSVRENSCYVKRLGRNNLAFRGNSEKIYENNNEFF